The Salvelinus sp. IW2-2015 unplaced genomic scaffold, ASM291031v2 Un_scaffold7860, whole genome shotgun sequence DNA window GTGTCGCTTTCTCTTGTCTCTTCCTGTGTGCTTTCCTGCCGGTTtgcttttcctctcctttcccccccccTTGGCGTTCTGCCTTTTCCTGGTCTTGGCCAGTGGGCCGCACGCGTCGGTCCCGCGCGGTTCCTGCCCGTTTTTCCGCTTTCCCCCCGTTTCggcctcaccctcctcctctgcGTATGGCCTCGCGCCCCCACGCCCCCCCTCTCGCCCTGTTGCGGCGCCCCGCCGTCGCCTCgatctcctcttcttccctttgCTGCTCTTCTCCGCCTGCCTCCGGACTCCCGTTCCCTTCCCTGTTTGCTTGTTCGCTCCGTCTTCGTTTTCTGTCCCCCTCCTCTTTTTGTCTTGCGACGTTTCGCCCGGTCCTCCTGCTCCGGTGCGGATGTTTCGTTCTGCAGAGCCCGTCCCCTCTCGTCCTCTTCCCGTTCGTCGCACCTGTCCCCGCCGTCTCGCTCCTCTTCGGGTGTTTTTCACTCTCACTTTCCTCTGTTCCCGGCGACTCTGCCTCTCTTGCTGGGCCTGGCGTCGCCGGGCCGTTTCCTCTGGGACCGCTTTTCCTTCCGCTGCCCTGCTGCCCTCTCCACCGGTTCCCCCTGCCCGCTTTTCGCCCGCCCCCTTTTTGGTCTCTGTGGCACGTTTCGCCGCCGGGTCGCCCCGGGCAGGCCTCGTGTCCCGGCGCTTGGTCTGTGCCGCTTCGCATCGCCCGGCTCTGTCGCGGGTGCCCGTCCTCGCTGGTTTTGGCCCGTTTCCCTCCTGTGCTCCTTCTGCCGGGTTCCGCTTCTTTCTGTCGCTCGTCCTCCCGGGCTCTCCTGCTGCGGTCTCCCGGCTTTCGCTCTCGCCCGTCTTCTGCCTCGTCCCTTCCGCCTTTGTCTCGGTTCACCCCCCTCGCTCTCCCGGCGACCTACTTTTCTCGCCGTGGCACATCGGCTCGCTCCTCCTTCTGTCCTATTCCCCGGCGTCGTCGCGTGCCCTTTCCTGCCCCCCTTCCTTCCCTGCTGCTTGTCGGCTTGCTTAACAGCCTTTAATAATTTGACACCCTTGTTGCATAGATTCCTGCTCCTTCGTTGACTGAAGCCGGCATCCTTAAGCAGCCGGGACAAATTTGCTCCCGCCCCTTGGTCCTCCGAGCAAAGTTTATTAGCACAATTAATGCATAAAGAAATTGTTCAATACCCACCTATGTTTCGAGAATAACGTATAGTCTAAGTGTGTAGTGATTGAGGAAAAGACGTATTACTTTAATCCGTGTGGACGAAACCCACTTCTCCTTTTCTAGGGTCGGTTCTCCCTGCCAGTGTGGCCACCTTTATCTTTCTTTTTGCTCCTGGAGGGCAGGCTATTCGTTTATCCAATTCAACTGCTCCGTGGCTGCTTTAGAGATCCTCTGTGTGTCTCCATACCCTCCTTGCGTTGCTTTGTCCTTCTCCGTCCTTCCCTTCGGCTTCCCTGCCGCTTCCCACACTTCCACCTGCCTCCCTCGGCTTCGAGGCTCGTCCCAcctgcgtttctttcgcctctttTCCTCCATGCCCTGCCTTCCCCGGCTGTGCTTCTTGTGCTCCTGCCGTGGTAGGTCCCACGCTCCGCTCGCCCCATTTGGCCCTCGTCATCACTCCTTTCTCCCGCTTTGGCTCTGTGCTCCATGTCTCTTTGCCCCATCAGAACCTTGTGCTGTCAGCGATGGTCACGCTCTGTTAGTTAGTAAGACTAGCTAGAAGAATACATGGATTGCTTGTTTCAGTTCGACATACTATGTGCAGCTGTCCAGTACTGTTGGATAACAGTCGAATGGATTCCAAAGCTGCAAGATTAGCTGATGGTATGGTAACATCCGTGCACTAAGGCAACACACAGCATTGTTGACAGCGGCAGTAAATGTCATCTTAGATTATTCTGCACATGCGCAAGACGAGGAAAAATAAGGATAGAAAAGTGGAGGGAACTGAATGGTAAGTGAGGTACACTAGATAGTCACATGCCACTTCTTAGTTGACATGCACTTGGTCTACACGCGAAGTCTTTCGAATGAACATACTCCCGGTCTACATCAACTTCCAAATCTGCTGCACTTCATACACAAGTCCACGCTTGGATGTACCAGAATCAGATCACATCTGCACTGCCACAGGAGACCGAAGCGGGATAAAGCGATTACTTAACTAGCTTAGGCCATCGGTGGCTAGTCGTGCCCTCGCACGGTTTGACCACCCTCTTGGCATTAGGCCCTACATAATCACATGCCATTTTGGAACCTGGCCATTCACTCCTGAGTAAAATAGTCTAATACCAATATTGACTTGACCTCTTAACCTATTATGGCAGGTTTAAATTTGTAATCTGTCCTCGTATCTGCGACTTGAATGACTTATTAAGTACAGCAAACTGCCATGGTATAGATGATGACGACCATGATTACAAATCACCTCTACTGATCATGCAACCCTAATCAGCAAGTTATGCAAAAATAAAGAAGTTGCAGCACTCCATGTTATGATCTCCCCAGAAAGTTAATGGTTTTACCATGTTTCGGCTACTCAATGTGCCTTCCCAAGGTTCCTTCATCAACTAATTAGCAGTAATCACAGTGTGCAGGGGGCAGCCTACCTCCTCTCGTCTCGTCCCTGTCTTTCGCCGCCCccttttcttccttcctctctcctcagggCATCAGTGGTAATGTTAAATTGGGTGCTCACGGAAAGTCAACTCTACTACTGCCGTGGAAACATTAACATAATTAAGTTATGCTATCCGTGTTTTTCAACTGCTTAAAAGAATAGTCTCCTGTGGATATGCCTTAGTGTTTTTTCTAACCTGAATACAAACTTGTCTTTTGGTGACTTAGTCATAATACTGGCGTAAGCTAAGATCCGTTAGGTGCGACCGTAGCCATGTGAATCATCCGTGGAGTTTAACTATCGTACAGAAAGTACAGCTGTGTGGACCCTTTGCAGGAAGGTAGCACTATTTATAGTGTGGAACTGTTGTCCAAAACGCATAGCTATACGTTCCAGCCGCCTCGTTACTATTCAGCCTTGTAGGCAAATATCTTAAATCTGCACAGACCAATCGACTCTACACATTCTGTGGATGTTTGCCGCCCTTGTGGTTGTTACCATACCAGTCTGAAGAAACTGTCCACTTATACACAAAAGAGGCCTGTGCCTTTTCTATAAAAAGCTTTTTCTACTGTTGTAACTCTGTTCTGGGATAGGGGGCCAGCATTTTCaccgtttggatgaaaagcgtgcccagaatAGAACTCCTGCTACCAAGTCCCAAGtctgctaatatttgcatattctccggttggaacattattgaagatttatgataaaaacatcctaaagattgattctatacttcgtttgacatgtttctacgaactgtaatatgacttttttgacttttcgtctgaactaagcgatcgcgcattgagcatttggattactgggctaaacgcgcaaacaaaaaggaggtatttggacataaactatggacgttatcgaacaaatcaaacatgtattgtggaactgggattcctgggagtgcattctgatgaagatcatcaaaggtaagtgaatatttataatgctatttctgacttctgttgactccgcaacatggcgggtatatgtttggcttgttttggtctctgagtgccgtactcagattattgcatggtttgatttttccgtaaagcttttgtGAAATCTGaaaaagcggttgcattaacctctctgggataggcgggacgcttgcgtcccacttggccaatagccagggaaaatgcagagcgccaattttttttttaaatgatataaaatcaaactttcattaaatcacacatgtaagataccaaattaaagctacactcgttgtgaatccagccaacatgtcagatttcaaaaaggcttttcggcgaaagcataagatgctcttatctgatgatagcacaacagtaaacaaagagagtgtagcatatttcaaccctgcaggcgcaacacaaaacgcagaaataaaatataaatcatatcttacctttgacgagcttcttttgttggcactccaatatgtcccagaaacatcacaaatggtccttttgttcgattaattccgtccatatatatccaaaatgtccatttatttggcgcgtttgatccagaaaaaaRcagcttccaatttgcgcaacatgactacaaaatatctaaaaaattacctctaaactttgccaaaacatttcaaactacttttgtaatacaactttaggtatttttaaacgttaataatcgatcaaattgaagactggtctatctgttttcaatacaggattaaaaccaactgtagctatctttctggtcatgcgcttctaacaaacaggacacttcgagtgaccctccttcaagatggccgtacttcttcattacacaaaggaataacctcaaccaatttctaaagactgttgacatccagtggaagcggtagaaactgcaagaaggtcccttagaaatggtctcccaatgaaaactcattgaaaagagagtgacctcaaaaaaaagaatatctgaatggtttgtcctcggggtttcgcctgctaaataagttctgttatactcacagacatgattttaacagttttagaWAYttcagagtgttttctatccaaatctactaatatcatgcatatcttatcttttggggatgagtagctggcagtttaatttggacatgcttttcatccaaaattccgaatgctgccccctacccaagagaagttaaagaagtattttttacTATATTAGACAAATGACAAAAATAGTCAAACCTATCCTTCATGTTGTATCCCAGGTTCCCATAACATTCCTTTATCAAAATaattcacgtgtttaattaaaactcagaaaataaaaactcCACGTGCGTGMgtgcccctttaagatacctTAGCACTAACACAAATGAACCACTCACTAAACCCAAAGGacatttttaaaacaaatcaaacatagtattttaaaaacaccaacaaatagtcataacaaatgttttgtgtgtgtgtatttgcaaaccTTAAGGTAACAACACACAAAAACTTAAGTTAACTGtaaacaaaacctaataataatgataataattccATTGTACTTCCTCCAATCATTAGTCATACATTTTAATCTACACCAATGTATATGTATGCTTAAGTGAACATGCTACCCTTAGATACAATTATCCTGATATCATTActatctaaatgtaattatttttcctctgtcgcaaatgtagtacatttctcagcgtaaggaatcagtgatatttaatcccaggcatttaataaaaatgtagacGTGTTCTCCCATGTctcctttaacttctctgggatatgtgggacggtagcgtcccacttggccaaaagccagaaaaaatgtagcgcgccaaattcaaatatattactttCTTACTGTAAAAATcaaatctttcatgaaatcacaccaTGAAAGACAACCAAATTGCTACAACATGTTGTGAAATCCAGCCAACAtggtctgatttcaaaaaggatttacggcgaaagcatcaccaaacgattatgttagctcagtacatacgCCACAGATAACACACgtcattttcccagcaaaaaagatagtagtcacaaaaagcagaaaatagAAGATAAAACTAATCActaaacctttgatgatcttcatcagatgacactcaataggacatcatgttacacaatacatgtattttttgttggaTAATGTGCattttatatccacaaatctcggtttacattggcgccatgttcagaaatgcctccaaatatccggagaaattgcagagagccacgtcaaaataacagaaatactcatcataaactttgagaaagatacatgttttacatagaattaaagatacacttgttcttaatgcaaccgctgtgtcagatttaaaaaagactttacgtaaaaagccaccatgcaataatctgagacggcgctcaaaataacaacattctccgccatgttggagtcaacagaaatacgaaattacatcataaatattcccttacctttgataatcttcatcagaatgcactcccaggaatccctagttccacaataaatcattgttttgttcgataatgtccattacttatgtctagtAGCTACTTTTgatagcatgtttagtgcacatgtccaaacgctcacgcagatgcaggcgaactcggacgaaaactcaAAAGTTATATTAACAcgcgaataaactggtcaaaccttagtagagaatcaatcttcaggatgtgtTTACATTATATCCAATTAACGTTCAACCGGAGCATCCTTCGTGTCTGTATAAGTTATGGAACctgcaaggcgatatcatgaggaaagcgcgtgaccaggaaacttccactctgccagaccaACTGACCTCCCTtcccggccccacaacacagcatatgcttcattccacgttctacaactgtttacatctagtggaaaggcgtaggaagtgcaacagatccatatcttacagggaattcgCAATAGCGCGACTGAGTGAAGTTGACCAGtcttcagaattctcacttcctgtttcggatttttctcaggttttgcctgccatatgagttctgttatactcacacgACATCATTTCCAAACAGTTAAAGCACTCAGAGGTGTTATTatcatccaatagtaataatatatgcatatatttagcatctgggacagagtacgAGCAGTTCACTATGCGGCACGCAATTCcatccaaaagtgaaaaatgctgccccctatactcAAAGTTAACTTACATACTTTAGGATAACCTTCCATCCGTCCGCGGAAGAAAAATTCCTACTCAAACACATCAGATAATACCCAATGTTAATTACAGTAAATCAAACacctaaactaaacaaaaacagtaTACAAATAAAACAAACCCCATAACCCTTTAATCAGCGCTGCTACCATCATTTTAACCTGCTGATATGTTAGTAAAAAACAATCCcattttcaacaaatcaaaatctttCAAAAGTTGGCCTGTCTCATCAGCCGTAAAAATCAAACAACTTTTTTCCACTCATATCCACAAGGTTTTCATCCACAAAGGTCAATACTGTTCAGCCTCCTAAATTAATGAATCTTCCTTCTGTCTGTACCAGGTCTGAAGTTTCCAAATATTGCAGATGATGACAGTGATAAATGCACATGCAAATAACAAACAACAAActacacaagaactcactactatAATGTCTCAGAAGACAAACTTGCTCAGAgactcatgtttgcatctcaataaaataaaacacagttCTGCATGTCCTGCACAAAGAAAAACAAACTGATTCCCCTGGAGACAGATGTCTATGCTATCAGGGGGGAAAaaagctcaaataaccaaatcaACTCTAGCTAATGTCCCCAAAACATCTGAAATTGTTTTGAATATAGAGGTAAACCAAACTGAAAAATAAATCTAAACCTTATGGCAACAGATCTACAAGATCCGCCCATAGAAAATTAACTGTATACTTCCCGTAAAGAAAAGTAACCTTTTCTAATCATGCTTCAGTGTgaagagcttcccatgtctgaataccctgccattagacacacacaaacctgtgATTAAagatgcactgtccctgtaaaaataaaaacactactCAAACTGCAATCAACTCTTAATGACGTCATTGTTTCACGTAATGGAAAAATTACAATGTTAGACTTACATAGAACTTTCTGCTCAAATTCACTCGGTTGTAActaaacaatcaaaccaagaATCAATAACCATCAGAATACATTATACAATGGTTTCACCTTACTCACACCATAAATCACTTTCAGCTTAACATTCCTATTTTTCTTCTTTCCCAGGGCAAAATCAATACCCCTCTCCAACAACCGTTTTGTCTACTCTTATCGTAAGATTCAAAACCAAAACTTTacaactttctcttctctttctctcccacttaTGAATGTCCAACGACCTTTAAAAAATAACACTACCGCTAAATTTTTATAAACAATATGTCAGTCAATCCATTAAAGAATGAAAACATTTCGGGCACCACCTCTATCGCCATTATCTCTCCTCTAGCTTTATTTAGGAATTTCTTAATTATGTAACTGTCTCCTCTATGATACAGTAATTAAAATACGACTCCATTAACTCAATTACATTATTCCCAGCAGATCATTTAGCAACAGACACCTCTATGCATCAAAATTCCGCTTCAGCTATTATTTGAATGAATAGTCTATCAATTTAACCTAAACATCTATTAAAAGTTTAAATTCTATCCCCTTCTTTCAATTTTACCACAAACAAGCTATTAAAAGTTCAGTTACTATCTTATACTAACATAGCAACCATATTTCCCAGGCAAAACATACAAATATCAATATCAATCAAAAACTCTGATTTTTTTCAATCAGAGG harbors:
- the LOC139027169 gene encoding ribosome-binding protein 1-like, which gives rise to MTRAKWGERSVGPTTAGAQEAQPGKAGHGGKEAKETQVGRASKPREAGGSVGSGREAEGKDGEGQSNARRAEGTRQKTGESESRETAAGEPGRTSDRKKRNPAEGAQEGNGPKPARTGTRDRAGRCEAAQTKRRDTRPARGDPAAKRATETKKGAGEKRAGGTGGEGSRAAEGKAVPEETARRRQAQQERQSRREQRKVRVKNTRRGARRRGQVRRTGRGREGTGSAERNIRTGAGGPGETSQDKKRRGTENEDGANKQTGKGTGVRRQAEKSSKGKKRRSRRRRGAATGREGGRGGARPYAEEEGEAETGGKRKNGQEPRGTDACGPLAKTRKRQNAKGGGKERKSKPAGKHTGRDKRKRHAGKPANEAEQKAVAAKEKGRRSERVHNRKQRG